The Glaciimonas sp. PCH181 nucleotide sequence TCCAGCGCAGCGATCATTTTTCCCAGACGTTGCAAGTTCTCGGCATAGTCGGTAACGACCAGCGTGTTGTTACCGGGATTAGCGTTAATCGTGTTATTGGGCGAAATCAGCGGTCGCAGCACCGGCAAAATATTTGCTGCGGATTCATAATTCAGCGAAAAAATTTGCGTCGCGATCTGATCGCCACGGGCAGAGCGCGCCTGAGTCGACGATAGCTGCAACTTGGCATCGGCTTCCGGCACCACCTTCACAAAGCCGTCGCCGCTTACCAGCGCATAGCCTTGCAAGCGCAGCGTCGACGCCAGCAACGCCACCGCTTGCGACTTAGTCAGGGGTTTTTCTGATGCCAGATTGATCGTTCCCTTGACCCGCGGATCGATGATGAAAGTGATATTGGCGTACTGACCAATGGCCTTAATCACAGAATCGACATCGCCCCCCACAAAATTCATCACGGCTTGTCCATTGGTACTTTCGATGGCACCAGTATTCGCTGCAAATGCAGCTGGTGTTACAGCAATGGCAGCCACACAGATGACAATGGCACCAGTGACGTGCAAACTTGCGGTCAACTTCGATAATTTTGTTTTCATGATTTAAATGCTAATTCGATGACATCTTTGCCGTTAATCCGACTAGGCTGACCAAGAAAGCGTAGCAATCCCGCCAACTTCTCTTCCTGACCCTGTGCCGCTTGCGCGGTCCCTGAAAAATCTACATGACCGTTATTCAACATCCCTTTTCCAACCAGCAGCAGCGGACCGCTAAGCGTTTCCACGCCTATGGCTGCGTGCTGTCCCTGCCAATCCAGACCAATGCGATAGCTACCCAGAGGCTTGACGGGTGATAACCGCGAAGCCATTGCCGTCAACGCCAATGTCATCAATCCATGCAAATCGGCACCCTGTTTTGCCGCCAGCGACAACCGCAATGGCTGCCATGCCAGCACCATCTGGCCGGATGGTTGCAAGGTATTCCAGGGCGCGCCCAATGCCGTCAGCTGTTCTGCCGGTAACGCAATGCTACTGGCAGAAATGGTCCATATCCGCCAATCGCCGCTGATGCTGACCGGTTGCGATAGCGCCAGCGCATTTTCCAGGCGCAGATCCGTTCGTCCGACTAACATCAACGGTGACAATGTCCACACAATGCGCCCCGGTAACAACGGCGTAAAAGTGTCTTTTCC carries:
- a CDS encoding type II secretion system protein N gives rise to the protein MTSINRVDKDKGKNHPFLWSGAVLLSVLITLTVFLPAAWLASVLETQTAGRIVLGDAQGTLWHGSAFIGAAGPKTDGKDTFTPLLPGRIVWTLSPLMLVGRTDLRLENALALSQPVSISGDWRIWTISASSIALPAEQLTALGAPWNTLQPSGQMVLAWQPLRLSLAAKQGADLHGLMTLALTAMASRLSPVKPLGSYRIGLDWQGQHAAIGVETLSGPLLLVGKGMLNNGHVDFSGTAQAAQGQEEKLAGLLRFLGQPSRINGKDVIELAFKS